TTTCTGCTGATAATTCTCTAGTTTTTTGCAGAGCAACGGTGGAGGAGTGTAGGGCATTAAAAGAAGTTCTTGCCATATATCAAAAAGCATATGGGCAAGCAGTCAACTATGCCAAATCTGCCATAACCTTTTCCAAAAGTATTTCCCAAACTGATGGAAACTAAAGGAATTACTAAATTAGGAGGTTTTGGGAGATATTTAGGACTGCCTGAAAAAATTGGTAGGAAGAAAAAAAAATGCTTTTGAGTACATTAGACAGAATAAAGAATAAAATGGATAGCTGGTACAATAAATATCTCTCTCAAGCAGGCAAAGAAGTGTTGTTGAAGGCGGTGATTACTGCGTTACCCACTTATTCAATGTCTTGTTACATGCTCCCAAAAGGATTAATCAGAGAGATTACAGCTTATATGAAAAGGTTCTGGTGGTCCTCTATTAAAGATAAGAACAAGATTGCATGGGTAAGCTGGAGGAAAATTACAAGATCAAAAAAAAGATGGAGGATTAGGCATAAGAGACTTGGAAGATTTCAACATGGCACTACTAGCTAAACAAGGATGGCGTCTGCTAAAGCATCTTCAGTCATTGCTAGCTAAAGTCTTCAAGGCCAAGTATTATCGTCATACAGATTTTTTAGAGGCCAGGAGTTGCTCCACGTCCAGCTATGGGTGGCACAGCATTATACAGACACAAGGTCTGCTTAAAAAGAAGGATTAAATGGGTAGTAGGCAATGAAAAGGATATTTGTGTTTGGAAGGATCAATTGTTAGGCTCAAAGCCTGCTACAAGTACCACTAGTGCAACACCAATTCATTGTCCTCAACTCCGTGTATGTGAGCTCTTTACTGAAAATACTACGGAATGGAATGTCCAGCTAATCAAGAGTCTGTTCAATGACCAAGATGCAAGTAATATTCTCGCATACGGCCTAGCTTCTTCCATAAGCCTGACATCATTATTTGGTCGTACACAAAAGATGGTCATTACAGTGTTAAGTCTGGATATCACTTACAAAGACAGATCACAACTCCAGAAGTTCAACAAGTTTCTGAGGCAACAGAAACATCTGAGGAAGTTAAAAAATTTTGCTCAGAGATATGGAAACTAAACATTCCTCCAAAAATAAAGACTTTCTGGTGGAGAGTTGCTCATAACAGCTTACCTATTGCAGACAATCTAAGGAAGAGGGGTATAAAACAGAGGATTGGTGCCAAGTATGTGGAGAGCAAAATAAAACTCTTAGTCATATGATGTTCCACTGTAGAGTTTCTAGAGGAATATGGTCCCTAGTTCCCACTACTTTTAAGGTACCCAACGAGGAAATTTCCCTTCTTCAAAATCTAAATAGTATCATAAGAGAATCTGGAAAATGAGGAATGACCTGATTTTCCAGCAAAATAGACAACATATATTACAGGTCATACATGGAGCATTATATGAATCTCAACAATGGAGAGAGGCGCTCCAGCTTGCAAAACAAAGTACACAATCGGATAGGAAGACAATTCCAAAAACTAAAACCATACAGGAGGTACTCCCTTGCTCGGCGTCTATGTATTGCTTGGTAGATGCTTCTTGGGTTAATGAGAAAGAGGTCGGAGGGATTGGATGGTCCTTATACAATAAAGAAGGCATTCATAAACTTTATGCTCCTCTTCAATCATGCCCACAAACTCTCCATTAGAAGCTGAAGCATGCTCCATTCTTATGACAGTTCAAGAAGTATGGAAGGTAAGATATAAGCATGTAGCTTTTATGACTGATTGCAAGCAACTTAGAGATGAGTTACATCAGCAGATGGCTGAACAAACCATCTTCAAAGTCCGTAACACAGAGGCATCCTCTATAGTACGGGACATTGTGGCAATGGCCACAGAGTTTAGTTTTACTTTTCATTATGTACCTAGAGTTTTAACTAGGAATGTTGGTGTAATGGCTAAAGAAGCTACATATAAGGACAAAAGAACTAAGTAAATCTTAGCAGTTTTGATAAGAAAATGTGTTGCACAAAAAAAGGAATGTCTTCAAGCATTTACATAATCTAATACACGTGTCAGCCCATACATATATATATATATGTGTTAATTTAATTAGCTGCATTAACTAGTAATCAGCGATATACTAAGAAATCATACACATATTTAAATATTTACAAAGTAACTAAATCATTAGAATTGATTAATGTTTTACTTTCACTGGCTTAAAAAAATATAAATGGTTTATAAATTATATATATGAAAATTAAATAAAATATTAATTCTATTATTAACTTAGTTTGATATATATAATTTTCGGTATAAAATTCAGACAAGTTTAATTATTTATTTTAAAACATATTCAATTGCAACAATCCAACTAAATTGAACTAACTGGTTCTATTTAGGCTAAAATGTGAATAATTTTGTTCTTATATTTTTAATATAATTATGGTACATTTATCTAGAATAAACTTTTCCGAAGAAAAAGAATAATGTGGAAGAGTCAAAACGACATTATCACTCTCAAAACCTTCAAGGCGAAATGCAGCTAACACATTATCAAGGTTGAGATTGGAGGTTCTTATACATGCAGCTAACGGATTATGAGGTTAAGACGCTAATTTTATGGGTTGAACAAAAAAAAACACAAAAAGACACCAATTTTATGATATTTTTTCTTTTCGGATATAATATTGAGAAATACAGAAAACATAAGTCTCTTATCACTCATTTTCCTCGCTTGCATCTTTACTCTAGTTTGCAATAATTTTGAAACTTAAGTAGCTCTAGATTTTTTTTTTTTTTTGATAAAGAATTTAAGTAGCTCTAGATTTTGCACCAGTTAATGCAGCATATATGAACTCTAGAGATTACAACAGTAAAAGATCGATTCAAAAGGTAACACTAGTGTCTATATATTATTCAACAACATAACATCGCACAATTCCGCATACATCTGTGCATAGATTCAAGGGCACTTGAGGCGGCCACCGCGAGTGGTAATGGAGGCGTAGCAAGGGCATAGGTGATGGTTTCCATGTGTGCCAGGTGGTACACAGTTGCATCGGAAACAACAGCTGTTGCATGCTCTCAAGCAGAGATTCGGCCTGGACGATTTGTTGCATCTCCCTTTGCATCTCCCACTGCAATCTACACGTGTACATACATACATATGTCAAAACTATAAACCAAAGTGACCAGTTGCCACAGAGACAAACGAACAACATTGGTTATTGCTCAACGCTATCGTTGGTCGGTATTAATGATATTTCCTGCAGTTAAGGCTATTTACGCACACAAAGATACTTTATACGTGTTAGGTTTACGTACCGATTTTAACAGCACCTTCCCTGCTTTCTGCTTCTGCACCTTCAGAAGCGTGAACGTGAAGCTGAAGAGAATATTCATTCATCAACACCATACACACATAACTTAAGTATTAATATGATTCAATTATATCAAATGATTATTGGAAAATAAAAGACATAATGTTGAACCTCATATGTGGTAAGGCAGACGAGGATAAGCAACATAAGCAGTGTCGCCCGGAAGATTGCCATATCTGAAAAGCATGCAATTTCAACAAAGCAGGATACAAAACTATTTTCAATTCTCTTCTATTGTATTTCGGCTATATGTGTATGGTACTAACTTCCTTGGAATATTTATAGTGGGTATCCAAATATTATATTGTTTTAAACTTTTTTTGTTTTTATAATCAC
The DNA window shown above is from Brassica oleracea var. oleracea cultivar TO1000 chromosome C3, BOL, whole genome shotgun sequence and carries:
- the LOC106333723 gene encoding gibberellin-regulated protein 3-like encodes the protein MAIFRATLLMLLILVCLTTYELHVHASEGAEAESREGAVKIDCSGRCKGRCNKSSRPNLCLRACNSCCFRCNCVPPGTHGNHHLCPCYASITTRGGRLKCP